Proteins encoded together in one Flavobacteriales bacterium window:
- a CDS encoding DNA polymerase III subunit, with amino-acid sequence MRFSRIIGQTALKARLIGNAREGRVPHAQFFLGPRGSGNLALALAYARYLLCEAPGPADSCGECPVCRQMDKLAHPDLNLSFPIFFQEKKPRTCEHLLPEWRAAVLKEPFLDAAIWRDQLDGENKQLRMGVDIAAEITRKLSLKAYSGRWKVMLVWLPELMDPPAANKLLKVLEEPEPGTVFLLVGSEADQVLPTILSRAQLVKVPALHEDDLAQALRERHPDLRPEEVRACVVRSGGDLLEASAMAEKSEEELFVLFRDWMRACYGLKVHEAAEFAEHFARMGRERQKGLMRYGLHLVRMSLLRAAGAPDLVRAVGQEEEFIPRFAAMLSEHRAEGLRNELETAHQHLERNANPKVLFMDLSYSVHRTLRA; translated from the coding sequence GTGCGCTTCAGTCGGATCATCGGTCAAACGGCCTTGAAGGCGCGGCTCATCGGCAATGCGCGCGAGGGACGTGTGCCCCATGCGCAGTTCTTCCTGGGGCCTCGCGGCAGCGGTAACCTGGCCCTGGCCCTGGCCTATGCGCGCTACCTGCTCTGCGAGGCCCCGGGGCCTGCCGATAGCTGCGGCGAGTGTCCGGTGTGCCGGCAAATGGACAAGCTGGCGCACCCCGACCTGAACCTGAGCTTCCCGATCTTCTTCCAGGAGAAGAAGCCAAGGACCTGCGAGCACCTGCTTCCGGAATGGCGCGCCGCCGTGCTCAAGGAGCCCTTTCTGGACGCGGCCATCTGGCGGGATCAACTGGATGGGGAGAACAAGCAGCTGCGCATGGGCGTGGACATTGCTGCGGAGATCACCCGCAAGCTGAGCCTCAAGGCCTACAGCGGCCGCTGGAAAGTGATGCTCGTGTGGCTGCCCGAACTGATGGACCCCCCGGCCGCCAACAAGCTGCTGAAGGTCCTGGAGGAGCCGGAGCCCGGGACCGTGTTCCTGCTCGTGGGCTCAGAGGCGGACCAAGTGCTGCCCACCATCCTGAGCCGGGCCCAATTGGTGAAGGTGCCCGCCCTGCACGAGGATGACCTCGCCCAGGCTCTTCGCGAACGCCACCCGGACCTGAGGCCCGAGGAGGTCCGCGCCTGTGTCGTGCGCAGCGGTGGCGACCTGCTGGAGGCCTCGGCCATGGCCGAGAAGAGCGAGGAGGAGCTCTTCGTGCTGTTCCGCGATTGGATGCGGGCCTGCTATGGGTTGAAGGTGCACGAGGCGGCCGAGTTCGCCGAGCATTTCGCCCGCATGGGCCGCGAACGGCAGAAAGGCCTGATGCGGTACGGTCTCCATCTGGTGCGCATGAGCCTGCTGCGGGCGGCCGGAGCCCCCGATCTGGTCCGCGCCGTGGGTCAGGAAGAGGAGTTCATCCCCCGGTTCGCGGCCATGCTCTCGGAGCATCGCGCCGAAGGCCTGCGGAACGAACTGGAGACCGCGCATCAGCATCTGGAACGCAATGCAAACCCCAAGGTGCTCTTCATGGACCTCAGCTACAGCGTGCACCGCACCCTGCGCGCGTGA
- a CDS encoding phosphoglycerate kinase, which translates to MLTMATFSFAGKKALVRVDLNVPQDATGKVTDDTRARAIVPTVNKILSDGGSAILMSHLGRPKGKVNPAMSLRPVAAHLSGLLGKPVHFAIDCVGPDATARAAALKPGEVLVLENLRFHPEEEAGDEAFSKSLSELGDVYVNDAFGTAHRAHASTTIVAKFFPTSKLFGYLMQAEIDSVGKVLGTPQRPMTAIVGGSKVSSKIDVLQNLIGTCDELIIGGGMANTFVKAMGGQTGASLVEDDLLDTARRIIKDAEAKGVKLHIPTDAVVADAFAETANTDQCAANAVPDGWMALDIGPKSIEACRAAILRSKTLLWNGPMGVFEMKPFQQGTIAIAQAVADATSKGTFSLVGGGDSVAAVNQFGLADKISYVSTGGGAMLEYLEGKVLPGIAAVQG; encoded by the coding sequence ATGCTCACCATGGCCACCTTTTCCTTCGCCGGCAAGAAAGCCCTTGTCCGCGTGGACCTCAACGTACCCCAGGACGCCACCGGCAAGGTCACCGACGACACGCGCGCACGCGCCATCGTGCCCACCGTGAACAAGATCCTCAGCGACGGGGGTAGCGCCATTCTCATGAGCCACCTGGGCCGTCCCAAGGGCAAGGTGAACCCCGCCATGAGCCTGAGGCCCGTGGCCGCACACCTGAGCGGCTTGCTGGGCAAGCCCGTTCATTTCGCCATCGATTGCGTGGGCCCCGACGCCACGGCCAGGGCCGCAGCCCTGAAGCCGGGCGAGGTACTGGTTCTGGAGAACCTGCGCTTCCATCCTGAGGAGGAGGCGGGCGATGAGGCCTTCAGCAAGAGCTTGAGCGAGCTGGGCGACGTCTACGTGAACGATGCGTTCGGCACGGCCCATCGCGCACACGCCAGCACTACGATCGTGGCGAAGTTCTTCCCCACTTCCAAGTTGTTCGGCTACCTGATGCAGGCCGAGATCGACAGCGTGGGCAAGGTGTTGGGCACCCCCCAGCGCCCAATGACCGCCATCGTGGGCGGCAGCAAGGTGAGCAGCAAGATCGATGTGCTGCAGAACCTCATCGGCACCTGCGATGAGCTCATCATCGGCGGTGGCATGGCCAACACCTTCGTGAAGGCGATGGGCGGCCAGACCGGCGCCAGCCTCGTGGAAGATGACCTGCTCGACACCGCCCGTCGCATCATCAAGGACGCCGAGGCCAAGGGCGTGAAGCTGCACATCCCTACCGATGCCGTGGTGGCCGATGCCTTCGCCGAGACCGCCAACACCGACCAATGCGCGGCCAACGCCGTGCCCGACGGCTGGATGGCCTTGGACATCGGTCCCAAGAGCATCGAGGCCTGCCGTGCCGCCATCCTCCGCAGCAAGACGCTGCTGTGGAACGGCCCCATGGGCGTGTTCGAGATGAAGCCCTTCCAGCAAGGCACCATCGCGATCGCGCAGGCGGTGGCGGATGCGACCAGCAAAGGCACGTTCAGCCTGGTGGGCGGCGGCGACAGCGTGGCCGCGGTGAATCAGTTCGGCCTGGCCGACAAGATCAGCTACGTGAGCACCGGCGGCGGGGCCATGCTCGAGTATCTCGAAGGCAAGGTGCTGCCGGGGATCGCGGCGGTGCAAGGTTGA
- a CDS encoding PIN domain-containing protein: MSKPTLPDVNVWLALSLEAHPLHPKAMHWFEGARTGSVHFCRYTQQSTLRLLTAAALTSPLGLSPLTNKAAIKAMQGMLDDPRIAFADEPVGLHPAWMELAATSTASPKLWMDAYLAAFARTGGYALVTNDKAFKQFEHVPVQLLR; the protein is encoded by the coding sequence ATGAGCAAGCCCACCCTTCCCGATGTCAACGTGTGGCTCGCATTGAGCCTGGAGGCACATCCGCTGCATCCGAAGGCCATGCACTGGTTCGAAGGTGCGCGGACCGGCTCCGTTCACTTCTGCCGATACACCCAGCAGAGCACCCTGCGCCTGCTGACCGCGGCTGCCCTTACCAGCCCGCTCGGTCTGAGCCCGCTCACCAACAAGGCGGCCATCAAGGCCATGCAAGGGATGCTGGATGATCCGCGCATCGCGTTCGCAGATGAGCCCGTAGGTCTTCATCCCGCCTGGATGGAGCTCGCTGCGACCAGCACCGCGTCGCCCAAGCTCTGGATGGATGCCTATCTGGCCGCCTTCGCTCGAACAGGTGGCTATGCGTTGGTGACCAACGACAAGGCGTTCAAGCAGTTCGAACATGTGCCCGTGCAGCTTCTTCGATGA
- a CDS encoding GNAT family N-acetyltransferase: MIALHPITPADITHIHRGLSHPEVIRYYAVRFMTLEATQEQMDWYATIEREGTGKWWAVRSAEDGEFLGAIGINFIHPVHKRCELGYWLLPEHWGKGISSEALGRVLDHAFHTPGLHRVTAEVEPENSASARVLLKHGFRHEGTLRECERKDGRWISLDLYAKLAPDQG; the protein is encoded by the coding sequence ATGATCGCCCTCCACCCCATCACCCCCGCGGACATCACGCACATCCACCGCGGCCTGTCGCACCCGGAGGTGATCCGCTACTATGCCGTGCGCTTCATGACCCTGGAAGCCACGCAGGAGCAGATGGACTGGTACGCCACCATCGAGCGTGAAGGCACCGGCAAGTGGTGGGCGGTCCGGTCCGCGGAGGATGGTGAGTTCCTCGGCGCCATCGGCATCAACTTCATCCACCCGGTGCATAAGCGCTGCGAGTTGGGCTACTGGCTGCTGCCGGAGCATTGGGGCAAGGGCATCAGCAGCGAGGCGCTCGGCCGTGTGCTGGACCATGCGTTCCACACCCCGGGGCTGCACCGCGTGACGGCCGAAGTGGAGCCGGAGAACAGCGCAAGCGCCCGGGTGCTGCTGAAGCACGGGTTCCGGCACGAGGGCACCCTGCGGGAATGCGAGCGCAAGGACGGCCGGTGGATCAGCCTGGACCTGTACGCGAAGCTCGCCCCTGATCAGGGCTGA
- a CDS encoding cold shock domain-containing protein, translating to MADSFNKREQEKRRQQKQEEKERRKAERKANSAGGGLDNMIAYVDEHGRITDTPPDPTKRQEVKAEDIELGVPRREDVPPEPLKGRLDRFDEGRGFGFIQDNGSRERYFVHISAMLEEVRVGDTVTFELERGPRGMNAVRVKKA from the coding sequence ATGGCCGATTCGTTCAACAAACGCGAGCAGGAAAAGCGCCGTCAACAGAAGCAGGAGGAAAAGGAGCGCCGTAAGGCCGAGCGAAAGGCCAACAGTGCCGGCGGAGGCCTGGACAACATGATCGCGTACGTCGACGAGCACGGCCGGATCACCGACACCCCGCCCGACCCCACGAAACGTCAGGAGGTCAAGGCAGAGGACATCGAGCTCGGTGTGCCCCGCCGCGAGGATGTGCCGCCCGAACCGCTGAAGGGCCGGCTGGACCGCTTTGATGAAGGCCGGGGCTTCGGATTCATCCAGGACAACGGCTCGCGCGAGCGCTATTTCGTGCACATCAGTGCCATGCTCGAGGAGGTGCGCGTGGGCGACACGGTCACCTTCGAGCTTGAGCGTGGCCCGCGTGGCATGAACGCCGTCCGCGTGAAGAAGGCCTGA
- a CDS encoding CvpA family protein, protein MNWLDWVLVALLGIGAVQGFLHGFVRELAGLLAWVAGIWAGLHLNDRVAAWLGLDPAQEVVSFLVTFLVVLLAVHVLGRALTTAIDAAQLGLPNKVAGVAFALVRKAFVLSVLINLFAAWQGARRSAVHEALDGSVVATPLRAFAPLLVPALGEAKWVGRTLEQVEQELEERL, encoded by the coding sequence ATGAACTGGCTGGACTGGGTCTTGGTGGCTTTGCTGGGCATTGGCGCCGTGCAGGGGTTCCTGCATGGGTTCGTGCGCGAGCTCGCCGGTCTGCTGGCCTGGGTGGCGGGCATCTGGGCGGGCCTTCACCTCAATGATCGGGTGGCGGCCTGGCTCGGCCTTGACCCAGCGCAGGAGGTGGTGAGCTTCCTGGTCACCTTCCTGGTGGTGCTGCTGGCGGTGCACGTGTTGGGGCGTGCGCTCACCACGGCCATCGACGCGGCACAGCTCGGTCTGCCCAACAAGGTGGCCGGGGTGGCCTTCGCCCTGGTCCGGAAGGCCTTCGTGCTGAGCGTGCTCATCAATCTGTTCGCCGCGTGGCAGGGCGCGCGCCGGAGCGCTGTCCACGAGGCGCTCGATGGGTCGGTGGTCGCGACCCCGCTTCGCGCCTTCGCACCGCTCCTCGTGCCCGCGCTGGGCGAGGCCAAGTGGGTGGGCCGAACGTTGGAACAGGTGGAACAGGAGCTGGAAGAGCGCCTGTGA
- a CDS encoding peptidylprolyl isomerase, giving the protein MFLQITPTKLTVALAILMLPATLPAQSAKGIKGTAKRPRVEVRTSWGTMIVELYNETPQHRDNFLKLVKEHYYDSLVFHRVIPGFMVQGGDPDSKRAAAGMPLGTGGPGYTVPAEILPGLYHTKGTLAAARQGDQVNPTKASSGSQFYIVQGRPYQPQEMDMIAKRNATMGTPVTYDDAAKARYASVGGAPHLDGAYTVFGEVVEGLDVVDKIAAVQRDGRDRPAEDIRMWMKVLP; this is encoded by the coding sequence ATGTTCCTGCAAATCACCCCGACCAAGCTCACCGTCGCGCTCGCGATCCTGATGCTCCCCGCCACCCTGCCCGCTCAGAGCGCCAAAGGCATCAAGGGCACCGCCAAGCGCCCCCGCGTGGAAGTGCGCACCAGTTGGGGAACGATGATCGTGGAGCTCTACAATGAGACCCCCCAGCACCGCGACAACTTCCTGAAGCTGGTAAAGGAGCACTACTACGACAGCCTGGTCTTCCACCGGGTGATCCCGGGCTTCATGGTGCAGGGGGGCGACCCGGACAGCAAGCGCGCCGCGGCCGGCATGCCGCTGGGCACGGGGGGGCCGGGATACACCGTGCCGGCGGAGATCCTCCCGGGCCTCTACCACACGAAGGGCACCCTGGCCGCAGCCCGGCAGGGCGACCAGGTGAACCCCACCAAGGCCAGCAGCGGCAGCCAGTTCTACATCGTGCAGGGCCGCCCCTACCAGCCACAGGAGATGGACATGATCGCCAAGCGCAACGCCACGATGGGGACCCCGGTCACCTATGACGATGCGGCCAAGGCGCGGTATGCCAGTGTGGGCGGCGCCCCTCATCTGGACGGTGCGTACACCGTGTTCGGCGAGGTGGTCGAAGGGCTCGATGTGGTGGACAAGATCGCGGCCGTGCAGCGCGATGGCCGCGACCGCCCCGCCGAGGACATCCGGATGTGGATGAAGGTGCTGCCATGA